One genomic window of Salmo salar chromosome ssa12, Ssal_v3.1, whole genome shotgun sequence includes the following:
- the LOC106565803 gene encoding tubulin monoglycylase TTLL3 isoform X5, whose protein sequence is MYVRTLPFKEPLGERDPSKDQQSKALCQQHTQMFLNLTTEKGLQQIPSPPGEGRVRRSLLNLPIINPERLRTAKVLVDKAVKMRMVFSIQGPYPVVRAALKARGWVERRLPRPNQHWSRCRGDDGNDADDSDDEDDSPDDREEDPDDMYDLMSRMVRNETSYFYWTTRRETVDNRSLRKEQMTNHYAKAGTFTTKVGLCVNLRNLRWFDAADLDSFFPRCYRLGAEDEKHAFIEDYRRTACTSLIQCVVERIRGERGEGEGGGTAGSTDQSCQSQKKACKRRAMSLVASKMIDSALKVCQDFLDSLEHNDIDIALETPPSLTEQEWLEFIHNYYLVVHDGVEIEESFHYVNSCQAMLRKLRDVNPQLDTDGIHNIWIVKPGAKSRGRGIMCAKRLDDILRLVDSDPALIKDSKWVVQKYLERPLLVHGTKFDLRQWFLVTDWNPLTVWFYKKCYLRFSTQPYSVETLDSSVHLCNNSIQKHFQPSQQRHPEVPEDNMWSCDQFRAFLSGQGRAAQWGSVVVPGMKKAVVHALQTAQDLVESRRGSFELYGADFMLGRDLRPWLIEINASPTMAPSTAVTTRLCAAVQEDTLRVVLDRRLDRGAYTGGFQLIYKQAAVEVPQYVGVNLLVEGSQIRRPRPPHQKASKPSKCRTNQPAPRRPPQSKEYETVAEKPKPAPSKKGLKSEVRHLTFSGFRVQTPLSTERPLAGESWRLQRLGLVDSLQLPPRAQSRSMNCWRRPQVIVPWSGRARPFATPDIYKGPVLPLEVISLQDPDREPSALLVPAPVVLHAEFRFQKFLRQQNLHRRVIKTTCVGRGIHKSS, encoded by the exons atgtatgtacgtacactaccgttcaaag AACCTCTAGGAGAGAGAGACCCCAGTAAAGACCAGCAGAGCAAAGCCCTGTGCCAGCAACACACTCAAATGTTCCTGAACCTCACCACAGAGAAGGGCCTACAGCAAATCCCAT CGCCACCAGGTGAGGGAAGAGTGAGGCGCAGCTTGCTCAACCTGCCCATCATCAACCCAGAGAGACTGCGGACAGCAAAAGTACTGGTCGACAAAGCTGTAAAG ATGCGTATGGTGTTCTCCATACAGGGTCCATACCCTGTGGTTCGGGCTGCCCTGAAGGCGAGGGGTTGGGTAGAGCGCCGCCTGCCGCGCCCAAACCAGCACTGGAGCCGGTGCCGTGGAGATGATGGGAATGATGCTGATGACAGTGATGATGAAGATG ACAGCCCAGACGACAGAGAGGAAGACCCAGATGACATGTATGACCTCATG TCTCGCATGGTGAGGAACGAAACGTCATATTTCTATTGGACGACGCGTAGAGAGACAGTGGACAACCGCTCATTGCGAAAGGAACAGATGACCAATCACTATGCCAAAGCAGGCACCTTCACCACCAAG gttGGGTTGTGTGTGAACCTGAGGAACCTGCGTTGGTTTGATGCTGCAGACCTTGACTCCTTCTTCCCACGCTGCTACAGGCTGGGGGCAGAGGATGAGAAACATGCCTTTATTG aggactacaggAGGACAGCATGCACCAGCCTTATACAGTGTGTTGTGGAGAGGATTCGGGGTgagcgaggagagggagagggaggtggcaCAGCTGGATCAACTGACCAATCATGTCAAA GTCAGAAAAAAGCATGCAAGCGTCGAGCCATGTCATTGGTGGCCTCCAAAATGATTGACAGTGCACTAAAAGTTTGCCAGGACTTCCTGGACAGCTTGGAACACAATGACATAGACATTGCCTTGGAAACACCACCATCCCTAACAGAACAAGAGTGGCTGGAGTTCATCCACAATTACTACCTGGTTGTCCA tgatggtgtagagatagaggagagttTTCACTATGTGAACAGCTGTCAGGCTATGTTGCGCAAGCTTCGTGATGTCAATCCACAGCTAGACACAGATGGCATCCACAACATCTGGATAGTCAAACCCGGGGCCAAGTCCCGGGGCAGAG GCATCATGTGTGCCAAGCGGCTGGATGACATCCTGAGGCTGGTGGACAGTGACCCAGCCCTGATCAAGGATAGTAAGTGGGTGGTGCAGAAGTACCTGGAGCGCCCTCTGCTGGTCCACGGCACCAAGTTTGACCTCCGCCAGTGGTTCCTGGTGACTGACTGGAACCCTCTCACTGTCTGGTTTTATAAGAAGTGCTACCTACGCTTCTCCACCCAGCCCTACTCAGTTGAGACACTGGACAG TTCTGTCCACCTGTGTAACAACTCCATACAGAAGCACTTTCAGCCCTCCCAACAGCGTCACCCAGAGGTGCCTGAGGACAACATGTGGTCATGTGACCAGTTCCGGGCCTTCCTGTCTGGGCAGGGCCGAGCAGCACAGTGGGGGTCTGTGGTGGTCCCAGGGATGAAGAAGGCTGTGGTCCACGCCTTGCAGACTGCCCAAGACCTGGTGGAGTCACGCCGAGGGAGCTTTGAACTCTACGGAGCCGACTTCATGCTAG GTCGTGACCTGAGGCCATGGCTGATAGAGATCAATGCCAGCCCCACCATGGCCCCCTCTACAGCAGTGACAACACGCCTGTGTGCAGCCGTGCAGGAGGACACTCTACGGGTGGTCCTGGACCGTCGGTTGGACCGAGGGGCATACACTGGGGGCTTTCAGCTTATATACAAACAG gcAGCAGTGGAGGTGCCTCAGTATGTAGGGGTCAACCTGCTTGTTGAGGGCTCCCAGATCAGACGGCCCCGCCCTCCTCATCAAAAAGCCTCCAAACCCTCTAAGTGTCGTACCAATCAACCAGCGCCCAGACGCCCTCCTCAAAGCAAGGAGTACGAGACTGTGGCAGAGAAACCCAAGCCGGCCCCCTCTAAGAAGGGTCTGAAGTCTGAGGTACGACACCTTACCTTCTCTGGCTTCAGAGTCCAGACCCCACTTTCTACTGAGAGGCCCCTGGCCGGGGAGTCCTGGAGGCTGCAGCGTCTGGGCCTGGTTGACTCCCTCCAGCTGCCCCCCAGGgcccagtcccgctccatgaacTGCTGGCGGAGACCCCAGGTTATTGTGCCCTGGTCAGGGCGAGCACGCCCCTTTGCTACCCCTGATATCTACAAAGGCCCTGTCCTTCCCCTGGAGGTCATCAGCCTTCAAGACCCAGACAGGGAGCCCAGTGCCCTGCTTGTGCCCGCTCCTGTGGTCCTCCATGCTGAGTTCAGGTTCCAGAAGTTTCTCAGGCAACAGAACCTCCACCGTAGGGTGATCAAGACCACATGTGTAGGGAGAGGAATTCACAAGAGCTCGTGA
- the LOC106565803 gene encoding tubulin monoglycylase TTLL3 isoform X4, producing the protein MSWSCSPCWYGDNKQAAERNGNVKIAQVRPCKLENAPHPMSYYGKLIKPNNNNLKEEAPKPPKCVQPGQREEGDWGADGSPTTCIDSAPPGEGRVRRSLLNLPIINPERLRTAKVLVDKAVKMRMVFSIQGPYPVVRAALKARGWVERRLPRPNQHWSRCRGDDGNDADDSDDEDDSPDDREEDPDDMYDLMSRMVRNETSYFYWTTRRETVDNRSLRKEQMTNHYAKAGTFTTKVGLCVNLRNLRWFDAADLDSFFPRCYRLGAEDEKHAFIEDYRRTACTSLIQCVVERIRGERGEGEGGGTAGSTDQSCQSQKKACKRRAMSLVASKMIDSALKVCQDFLDSLEHNDIDIALETPPSLTEQEWLEFIHNYYLVVHDGVEIEESFHYVNSCQAMLRKLRDVNPQLDTDGIHNIWIVKPGAKSRGRGIMCAKRLDDILRLVDSDPALIKDSKWVVQKYLERPLLVHGTKFDLRQWFLVTDWNPLTVWFYKKCYLRFSTQPYSVETLDSSVHLCNNSIQKHFQPSQQRHPEVPEDNMWSCDQFRAFLSGQGRAAQWGSVVVPGMKKAVVHALQTAQDLVESRRGSFELYGADFMLGRDLRPWLIEINASPTMAPSTAVTTRLCAAVQEDTLRVVLDRRLDRGAYTGGFQLIYKQAAVEVPQYVGVNLLVEGSQIRRPRPPHQKASKPSKCRTNQPAPRRPPQSKEYETVAEKPKPAPSKKGLKSEVRHLTFSGFRVQTPLSTERPLAGESWRLQRLGLVDSLQLPPRAQSRSMNCWRRPQVIVPWSGRARPFATPDIYKGPVLPLEVISLQDPDREPSALLVPAPVVLHAEFRFQKFLRQQNLHRRVIKTTCVGRGIHKSS; encoded by the exons ATGTCTTGGTCCTGTTCACCGTGTTGGTATGGAGACAATAAACAGGCAGCAGAGAGAAATGGCAATGTGAAGATTGCGCAGGTGCGACCCTGCAAACTGGAGAACGCACCACATCCGATGAG TTACTATGGCAAACTGATCAAGCCAAACAACAACAACTTAAAAGAAGAGGCCCCCAAGCCCCCAAAGTGTGTCCAGCcagggcagagggaggagggagactggGGAGCTGATGGAAGCCCAACAACATGCATTGACAGTG CGCCACCAGGTGAGGGAAGAGTGAGGCGCAGCTTGCTCAACCTGCCCATCATCAACCCAGAGAGACTGCGGACAGCAAAAGTACTGGTCGACAAAGCTGTAAAG ATGCGTATGGTGTTCTCCATACAGGGTCCATACCCTGTGGTTCGGGCTGCCCTGAAGGCGAGGGGTTGGGTAGAGCGCCGCCTGCCGCGCCCAAACCAGCACTGGAGCCGGTGCCGTGGAGATGATGGGAATGATGCTGATGACAGTGATGATGAAGATG ACAGCCCAGACGACAGAGAGGAAGACCCAGATGACATGTATGACCTCATG TCTCGCATGGTGAGGAACGAAACGTCATATTTCTATTGGACGACGCGTAGAGAGACAGTGGACAACCGCTCATTGCGAAAGGAACAGATGACCAATCACTATGCCAAAGCAGGCACCTTCACCACCAAG gttGGGTTGTGTGTGAACCTGAGGAACCTGCGTTGGTTTGATGCTGCAGACCTTGACTCCTTCTTCCCACGCTGCTACAGGCTGGGGGCAGAGGATGAGAAACATGCCTTTATTG aggactacaggAGGACAGCATGCACCAGCCTTATACAGTGTGTTGTGGAGAGGATTCGGGGTgagcgaggagagggagagggaggtggcaCAGCTGGATCAACTGACCAATCATGTCAAA GTCAGAAAAAAGCATGCAAGCGTCGAGCCATGTCATTGGTGGCCTCCAAAATGATTGACAGTGCACTAAAAGTTTGCCAGGACTTCCTGGACAGCTTGGAACACAATGACATAGACATTGCCTTGGAAACACCACCATCCCTAACAGAACAAGAGTGGCTGGAGTTCATCCACAATTACTACCTGGTTGTCCA tgatggtgtagagatagaggagagttTTCACTATGTGAACAGCTGTCAGGCTATGTTGCGCAAGCTTCGTGATGTCAATCCACAGCTAGACACAGATGGCATCCACAACATCTGGATAGTCAAACCCGGGGCCAAGTCCCGGGGCAGAG GCATCATGTGTGCCAAGCGGCTGGATGACATCCTGAGGCTGGTGGACAGTGACCCAGCCCTGATCAAGGATAGTAAGTGGGTGGTGCAGAAGTACCTGGAGCGCCCTCTGCTGGTCCACGGCACCAAGTTTGACCTCCGCCAGTGGTTCCTGGTGACTGACTGGAACCCTCTCACTGTCTGGTTTTATAAGAAGTGCTACCTACGCTTCTCCACCCAGCCCTACTCAGTTGAGACACTGGACAG TTCTGTCCACCTGTGTAACAACTCCATACAGAAGCACTTTCAGCCCTCCCAACAGCGTCACCCAGAGGTGCCTGAGGACAACATGTGGTCATGTGACCAGTTCCGGGCCTTCCTGTCTGGGCAGGGCCGAGCAGCACAGTGGGGGTCTGTGGTGGTCCCAGGGATGAAGAAGGCTGTGGTCCACGCCTTGCAGACTGCCCAAGACCTGGTGGAGTCACGCCGAGGGAGCTTTGAACTCTACGGAGCCGACTTCATGCTAG GTCGTGACCTGAGGCCATGGCTGATAGAGATCAATGCCAGCCCCACCATGGCCCCCTCTACAGCAGTGACAACACGCCTGTGTGCAGCCGTGCAGGAGGACACTCTACGGGTGGTCCTGGACCGTCGGTTGGACCGAGGGGCATACACTGGGGGCTTTCAGCTTATATACAAACAG gcAGCAGTGGAGGTGCCTCAGTATGTAGGGGTCAACCTGCTTGTTGAGGGCTCCCAGATCAGACGGCCCCGCCCTCCTCATCAAAAAGCCTCCAAACCCTCTAAGTGTCGTACCAATCAACCAGCGCCCAGACGCCCTCCTCAAAGCAAGGAGTACGAGACTGTGGCAGAGAAACCCAAGCCGGCCCCCTCTAAGAAGGGTCTGAAGTCTGAGGTACGACACCTTACCTTCTCTGGCTTCAGAGTCCAGACCCCACTTTCTACTGAGAGGCCCCTGGCCGGGGAGTCCTGGAGGCTGCAGCGTCTGGGCCTGGTTGACTCCCTCCAGCTGCCCCCCAGGgcccagtcccgctccatgaacTGCTGGCGGAGACCCCAGGTTATTGTGCCCTGGTCAGGGCGAGCACGCCCCTTTGCTACCCCTGATATCTACAAAGGCCCTGTCCTTCCCCTGGAGGTCATCAGCCTTCAAGACCCAGACAGGGAGCCCAGTGCCCTGCTTGTGCCCGCTCCTGTGGTCCTCCATGCTGAGTTCAGGTTCCAGAAGTTTCTCAGGCAACAGAACCTCCACCGTAGGGTGATCAAGACCACATGTGTAGGGAGAGGAATTCACAAGAGCTCGTGA